A genome region from Streptomyces xanthophaeus includes the following:
- the uraH gene encoding hydroxyisourate hydrolase, which produces MSTETTASVSTHILDTSIGKPAEGVAISLSARTGLGGEWAALGGSATDADGRCKDLPALPEGTTHVRLDFETETYFEKKQAEAQQDAPRVRDSGAFFPEVTITFAVNPGEHYHVPLLLNPFGYSVYRGS; this is translated from the coding sequence ATGAGCACCGAGACCACCGCGTCGGTGTCCACGCACATCCTGGACACCAGCATCGGCAAGCCCGCCGAGGGCGTCGCCATCTCCCTGTCGGCCCGTACGGGTCTCGGCGGCGAGTGGGCGGCCCTGGGCGGCTCCGCCACCGATGCGGACGGGCGCTGCAAGGACCTGCCGGCGCTGCCGGAGGGCACCACACACGTACGTCTCGACTTCGAGACCGAGACGTACTTCGAGAAGAAGCAAGCCGAGGCGCAGCAGGACGCCCCCCGCGTAAGGGACAGCGGTGCGTTCTTCCCCGAGGTCACCATCACCTTTGCGGTGAACCCGGGCGAGCATTACCACGTACCGCTGCTGCTCAACCCGTTCGGCTACTCCGTTTACCGAGGGAGCTAG
- the uraD gene encoding 2-oxo-4-hydroxy-4-carboxy-5-ureidoimidazoline decarboxylase produces the protein MTSSPTPGLTRFNALDDSAATAELHEVCASSAWGSKMLAQRPFSTAESLFAANEAAMAELTADDLGEAMGGHAPIGRPKPGDPTSAREQRGMAGASEELKNELLELNLAYQDKFGHVFLICATGATGEFMRDAVKVRIDNSPEQEREIARGELVKINKIRLTRLVELAEAEGA, from the coding sequence GTGACTTCGAGTCCGACCCCGGGTCTCACCCGGTTCAACGCCTTGGACGACAGCGCGGCCACGGCCGAGCTGCACGAGGTGTGCGCCAGCTCGGCGTGGGGGAGCAAAATGCTCGCCCAGCGCCCCTTCTCCACCGCAGAGTCCCTGTTCGCCGCGAACGAAGCCGCCATGGCGGAGCTCACCGCGGACGACCTGGGCGAAGCGATGGGAGGCCACGCGCCGATCGGCCGGCCGAAGCCGGGAGACCCGACCTCCGCCCGCGAGCAGCGTGGCATGGCCGGTGCCTCGGAGGAGCTCAAGAACGAGCTCCTCGAACTGAACCTGGCCTACCAGGACAAGTTCGGCCACGTCTTCCTCATCTGCGCCACCGGTGCGACCGGTGAGTTCATGCGTGACGCGGTCAAGGTCCGGATCGACAACTCGCCGGAGCAGGAGCGGGAGATCGCCCGCGGCGAGCTCGTCAAGATCAACAAGATCCGCCTCACCCGTCTCGTCGAACTCGCAGAAGCAGAAGGAGCGTGA
- a CDS encoding nucleobase:cation symporter-2 family protein, with protein sequence MAQAPRFRKDADAVAVPEEKHPVDETLPPLKMFTSGLQHVAAMYAGVVAPPMIVGPAVGLSATETAFLMGASLFTAGLATLLQTLGFWKIGAKLPFVNGVSFAGVTPMIAIGKGEGENALPVIFGAIIVAGVIGFFAAPYFGKLVRFFPPVVTGTVITLIGVSLLPVAFNWSQGGNRTATDYGSMQNIGMAAATLVIVLLMRKFLRGFLQQISILLGLVAGTLIALPLGMTSFDAVKNASVVGFPTPFHFGAPQFQVAAVISMCIVMLVCMTESTADILALGRIVGRPADAKTIEGGLRADTLGSAISPLFNGFMCSAFAQNIGLVAMTKVRSRFVVAAGGGILILLGLCPMAASVIGVVPLPVLGGAGIVLFGSVAASGIQTLAGAAMEKGENALIVAASVGIGLIPIAAPEFYHAFPKDLLVVLDSGISTGCVVAILLNLAFNHLGARKGAASGAAPDPVPVH encoded by the coding sequence GTGGCCCAGGCGCCCAGGTTTCGCAAAGATGCAGATGCAGTCGCAGTACCGGAGGAGAAGCATCCGGTCGATGAGACCCTGCCTCCGCTGAAAATGTTCACGAGCGGCCTGCAGCACGTGGCCGCCATGTACGCGGGTGTCGTGGCCCCGCCCATGATCGTCGGACCGGCCGTCGGGCTCTCCGCCACCGAGACCGCCTTCCTGATGGGCGCCTCGCTCTTCACGGCAGGCCTCGCCACCCTCCTCCAGACCCTCGGATTCTGGAAGATCGGCGCCAAACTCCCCTTCGTCAACGGCGTCTCCTTCGCCGGAGTGACCCCGATGATCGCGATCGGCAAGGGGGAGGGGGAGAACGCCCTTCCCGTCATCTTCGGCGCGATCATCGTCGCCGGGGTCATCGGCTTCTTCGCCGCCCCCTACTTCGGCAAACTCGTCCGCTTCTTCCCGCCGGTCGTGACGGGTACGGTCATCACCCTCATCGGCGTCTCGCTCCTGCCCGTCGCCTTCAACTGGTCACAGGGCGGGAACCGCACCGCCACCGACTACGGCTCCATGCAGAACATCGGCATGGCCGCCGCCACCCTCGTCATCGTCCTGCTGATGCGCAAGTTCCTGCGCGGCTTCCTCCAGCAGATATCCATCCTGCTCGGCCTGGTCGCCGGCACCCTGATCGCCCTCCCGCTCGGCATGACCAGCTTCGACGCCGTCAAGAACGCCTCGGTGGTCGGCTTCCCGACCCCCTTCCACTTCGGCGCCCCGCAGTTCCAGGTCGCGGCCGTCATCTCGATGTGCATCGTCATGCTGGTCTGCATGACCGAGTCCACCGCCGACATCCTGGCGCTGGGCAGGATCGTCGGCCGTCCGGCGGACGCGAAGACCATCGAGGGCGGCCTGCGCGCCGACACCCTCGGCAGCGCGATCAGCCCGCTGTTCAACGGATTCATGTGCAGCGCCTTCGCCCAGAACATCGGGCTGGTCGCCATGACCAAGGTGCGCAGCCGCTTCGTCGTCGCCGCGGGCGGCGGGATCCTCATCCTGCTCGGCCTGTGCCCGATGGCGGCCTCCGTCATCGGCGTGGTCCCGCTGCCGGTCCTCGGCGGCGCCGGCATCGTCCTCTTCGGCTCGGTCGCGGCCAGCGGCATCCAGACCCTGGCCGGAGCGGCCATGGAGAAGGGCGAGAACGCCCTCATCGTCGCCGCCTCCGTGGGCATCGGCCTGATCCCGATCGCCGCGCCGGAGTTCTACCACGCCTTCCCGAAGGAC
- a CDS encoding APC family permease has translation MFAIPFAFISVAVGVFGTYDEVLRTAGPVGIWLWMIAAVGQTLVALVVAQFAARIPLSGSSYQWASRLAGPRTGWWFGWLTFCYLAIAVLAIDNAPASQAFMPLVGIAENEDTARLITLAVLLVQAVVAIASTRLVSWINSVAVGLKVALVVVVGIALLIAVAVAGDGSAANLTSRGVAAHTPGYFAVGGGLMLAMIMGLATLVGFDSAANLAEEAKDPHRSVPRAIVGSVVAAGILGMLFLIALTVAIEDVPRISADGSPVAAIMRENLGPAAEKVLLVAISFAFFGAGIVVMVSCSRLVFAMSRDARFPAHQVMRRVNPRTQTPVPATRLILALGFVLMVALPGAALLELITASTILPAVIYGATIVLYLAVRGRLGRQEGFFDLGRLELSVALCALVWTLLALFVLVTPREALVPVVVVAGLLLLGGLFFLGMLVFDREALDTEPGEDTFRTGH, from the coding sequence GTGTTCGCGATCCCGTTCGCCTTCATCTCGGTGGCGGTCGGCGTCTTCGGGACCTACGACGAAGTACTGCGAACCGCGGGACCGGTGGGGATCTGGCTCTGGATGATCGCCGCGGTGGGGCAGACCCTGGTGGCGCTGGTGGTCGCCCAGTTCGCGGCCCGCATCCCGCTCAGCGGCTCCTCCTACCAGTGGGCCTCCCGGCTGGCAGGCCCGCGGACCGGCTGGTGGTTCGGCTGGCTGACCTTCTGCTACCTGGCGATCGCCGTCCTGGCGATCGACAACGCGCCGGCGAGCCAGGCGTTCATGCCGCTCGTCGGCATCGCGGAGAACGAGGACACCGCGCGCCTGATCACGCTGGCGGTGCTGCTCGTCCAGGCCGTCGTCGCCATCGCCTCGACGCGCCTGGTCAGCTGGATCAACTCGGTGGCGGTGGGGCTGAAGGTGGCCCTCGTCGTGGTGGTGGGGATCGCTCTCCTCATCGCCGTGGCGGTCGCGGGCGACGGCTCGGCGGCCAACCTCACCTCGCGCGGAGTCGCGGCGCACACCCCCGGCTACTTCGCCGTCGGCGGCGGGCTGATGCTGGCGATGATCATGGGCCTCGCCACCCTCGTGGGCTTCGACTCCGCCGCGAACCTGGCAGAGGAGGCCAAGGACCCCCACCGCAGCGTGCCGCGTGCGATCGTGGGGTCGGTCGTCGCCGCGGGAATCCTCGGCATGCTCTTCCTGATCGCGCTGACCGTCGCGATCGAGGACGTCCCGCGGATCAGCGCCGACGGGTCGCCGGTCGCGGCGATCATGCGCGAGAACCTCGGTCCGGCCGCGGAGAAGGTGCTGCTCGTCGCGATCTCGTTCGCGTTCTTCGGCGCCGGGATCGTGGTGATGGTCTCCTGCTCGCGGCTGGTCTTCGCGATGTCGCGCGACGCACGCTTCCCCGCGCACCAGGTGATGCGGCGGGTGAACCCCCGTACGCAGACGCCCGTCCCGGCGACCCGGCTGATCCTCGCGCTCGGGTTCGTCCTGATGGTGGCGCTGCCCGGCGCCGCACTGCTGGAGCTGATCACGGCGTCGACGATCCTTCCGGCCGTCATCTACGGCGCGACGATCGTCCTCTACCTGGCCGTGCGCGGCCGCCTGGGCCGCCAGGAGGGCTTCTTCGACCTCGGACGCCTGGAACTGTCGGTCGCGCTCTGCGCGCTGGTCTGGACCCTGCTCGCGCTGTTCGTCCTCGTGACGCCGCGGGAGGCACTGGTCCCCGTCGTGGTCGTGGCCGGCCTGCTCCTCCTGGGAGGGCTGTTCTTCCTCGGCATGCTGGTGTTCGACCGCGAGGCGCTCGACACCGAACCCGGCGAGGACACCTTCCGCACGGGCCACTGA
- a CDS encoding 2-hydroxy-3-oxopropionate reductase produces MSNPTALPSIAWIGLGIMGSPMAENLLKAGYSVTGFTLEQDKLDRLAAAGGTAAGSIAEAVADADVIITMVPASPQVEAISYGENGILENAKSGALIIDMSSITPQTSIDLAKNAAAKGIRVIDAPVSGGEAGAIEAVLSIMVGGEQADFDEALPVLEALGKVIVLCGPHGSGQTVKAANQLIVAVNIQACAEAVVFLEKSGVNLTAALDVLNGGLAGSTVLTRKKDNFLNRDFKPGFRIDLHHKDMGIVTDAARNVGAALPVGAVVAQLVASLRAQGDGGLDHSALLRAVERLSGAQI; encoded by the coding sequence ATGAGCAACCCCACTGCGCTCCCGTCGATCGCCTGGATCGGGCTCGGCATCATGGGCTCCCCCATGGCCGAGAACCTCCTGAAGGCCGGCTACTCGGTCACCGGCTTCACCCTGGAGCAGGACAAGCTGGACCGCCTGGCCGCCGCCGGCGGCACCGCGGCCGGCTCCATCGCCGAGGCCGTGGCGGACGCCGACGTCATCATCACGATGGTGCCCGCCTCCCCGCAGGTCGAGGCCATCTCCTACGGTGAGAACGGCATCCTCGAGAACGCGAAGTCCGGCGCGCTGATCATCGACATGTCGTCGATCACCCCGCAGACCTCGATCGACCTCGCGAAGAACGCCGCCGCCAAGGGCATCCGCGTCATCGACGCCCCGGTGTCCGGCGGCGAGGCCGGCGCCATCGAGGCCGTCCTGTCGATCATGGTGGGTGGCGAGCAGGCCGACTTCGACGAGGCCCTGCCGGTCCTCGAGGCCCTCGGCAAGGTCATCGTCCTGTGCGGTCCGCACGGCTCCGGCCAGACGGTGAAGGCCGCCAACCAGCTCATCGTCGCGGTGAACATCCAGGCGTGCGCCGAGGCCGTCGTCTTCCTCGAGAAGTCGGGCGTGAACCTCACCGCCGCCCTGGACGTCCTCAACGGCGGCCTGGCCGGCTCCACGGTCCTGACCCGTAAGAAGGACAACTTCCTGAACCGCGACTTCAAGCCCGGTTTCCGGATCGACCTGCACCACAAGGACATGGGCATCGTCACCGACGCCGCCCGCAACGTCGGTGCGGCCCTCCCGGTCGGCGCGGTCGTCGCCCAGCTGGTCGCCTCGCTGCGCGCCCAGGGTGACGGCGGCCTGGACCACTCGGCCCTGCTCCGTGCCGTCGAGCGCCTCTCCGGCGCTCAGATCTGA
- the pucL gene encoding factor-independent urate hydroxylase yields MATILGQNQYGKAENRVVKITRDGDTHHIKDLNVSVALSGDMDDVHYSGSNANCLPTDTTKNTVYAFAKEYGIESAEQFGIHLARWFVTSQEPIKRARIRIEEYAWDRIATSDANSKFIGSDEVNHSFVRQGMETRVTQITYDGTNWEVISGLKDLVVMNSTNSEFWGYVKDKYTTLKEAYDRILATQVSARWRFNWSDDEQRMPNWEKSYAEVRKHMLQAFAETYSLSLQQTLYQMGSRIINHRSEIDEVRFSLPNKHHFLVDLEPFGLKNDNEVYFAADRPYGLIEATVLRDGVDARIPVDMTNL; encoded by the coding sequence ATGGCCACGATTCTGGGCCAGAACCAGTACGGCAAAGCAGAGAACCGCGTCGTCAAGATCACGCGGGACGGCGACACGCACCACATCAAGGACCTGAACGTCTCGGTCGCCCTCTCCGGCGACATGGACGACGTCCACTACTCCGGCTCGAACGCCAACTGCCTTCCGACGGACACCACCAAGAACACGGTGTACGCGTTCGCCAAGGAGTACGGCATCGAGTCCGCCGAGCAGTTCGGCATCCACCTGGCGCGCTGGTTCGTCACCAGCCAGGAGCCGATCAAGCGCGCGCGCATCCGGATCGAGGAGTACGCCTGGGACCGGATCGCCACCTCGGACGCCAACTCCAAGTTCATCGGCTCCGACGAGGTGAACCACTCCTTCGTCCGCCAGGGCATGGAGACCCGCGTCACCCAGATCACGTACGACGGTACGAACTGGGAGGTCATCTCCGGCCTCAAGGACCTCGTCGTCATGAACTCCACGAACTCCGAGTTCTGGGGTTACGTGAAGGACAAGTACACGACGCTGAAGGAGGCCTACGACCGCATCCTGGCCACCCAGGTGTCGGCTCGCTGGCGCTTCAACTGGTCGGACGACGAGCAGCGGATGCCCAACTGGGAGAAGTCCTACGCCGAGGTCCGCAAGCACATGCTGCAGGCCTTCGCGGAGACCTACTCCCTGTCGCTGCAGCAGACCCTGTACCAGATGGGTTCGCGCATCATCAACCACCGTTCGGAGATCGACGAGGTCCGCTTCTCGCTCCCGAACAAGCACCACTTCCTCGTCGACCTGGAGCCCTTCGGCCTCAAGAACGACAACGAGGTGTACTTCGCCGCGGACCGTCCGTACGGTCTGATCGAGGCCACTGTTCTCCGGGACGGCGTCGACGCCCGTATCCCCGTGGACATGACCAACCTCTGA
- a CDS encoding catalase produces the protein MSKRTLTTESGAPVADNQNSATAGVGGPLLVQDQQLLEKLARFNRERIPERVVHARGSAAYGYFEVTDDVTAYTSAAFLNTVGKKTETFLRFSTVADSLGGADAVRDPRGFALKFYTEEGNYDLVGNNTPVFFIKDPIKFPDFIHSQKRDPFTGKQEPDNVWDFWAHAPEATHQITWLMGDRGIPASYRHMNGYGSHTYQWTNEQGEAFFVKYHFKTNQGIRSLSGEQAAELVGKDANSHQTDLLQAIERGVNPSWTLYVQIMPAAEAADYRFNPFDLTKVWPHSDYPLQRVGRLVLDRNPDNVFAEVEQSAFSPNNFVPGITASPDKMLQGRLFAYADAQRYRLGVNHTLLPVNAPKATKADNYGRDGVMALRNGSRHDKNYEPNSYQGPAETGLALGAPKAVSGYTGTHEAPAHTKDDDFFQAGELYRLMSEAEKQRLVANIAGGLSQVTLEDVIEKNLAHFHAADADYGKRVEEAVRALRDA, from the coding sequence ATGTCGAAGCGCACGCTGACGACCGAGTCCGGCGCCCCGGTCGCCGACAATCAGAACTCCGCCACCGCCGGCGTCGGTGGCCCGCTCCTGGTCCAGGACCAGCAGCTCCTCGAGAAGCTCGCCCGCTTCAACCGTGAGCGCATCCCGGAGCGCGTGGTGCACGCCCGCGGCTCGGCCGCGTACGGCTACTTCGAGGTGACCGACGACGTCACCGCGTACACCAGCGCCGCGTTCCTGAACACGGTCGGCAAGAAGACCGAGACCTTCCTGCGGTTCTCCACCGTCGCCGACTCGCTCGGCGGCGCGGACGCGGTCCGCGACCCGCGCGGTTTCGCGCTCAAGTTCTACACCGAAGAGGGTAACTACGACCTCGTCGGCAACAACACCCCGGTGTTCTTCATCAAGGACCCGATCAAGTTCCCCGACTTCATCCACTCCCAGAAGCGCGACCCCTTCACGGGCAAGCAGGAGCCGGACAACGTCTGGGACTTCTGGGCGCACGCCCCCGAGGCGACGCACCAGATCACCTGGCTCATGGGTGACCGCGGTATCCCGGCGTCGTACCGTCACATGAACGGCTACGGCTCCCACACGTACCAGTGGACGAACGAGCAGGGCGAGGCCTTCTTCGTCAAGTACCACTTCAAGACGAACCAGGGCATCCGCAGCCTCTCGGGCGAGCAGGCCGCCGAGCTCGTCGGCAAGGACGCGAACTCGCACCAGACCGACCTGCTGCAGGCCATCGAGCGCGGTGTGAACCCCTCGTGGACCCTGTACGTGCAGATCATGCCCGCCGCCGAGGCCGCGGACTACCGCTTCAACCCGTTCGACCTCACCAAGGTGTGGCCGCACAGCGACTACCCGCTGCAGCGCGTGGGCCGTCTGGTCCTCGACCGCAACCCGGACAACGTCTTCGCCGAGGTCGAGCAGTCCGCCTTCTCCCCGAACAACTTCGTCCCGGGCATCACCGCCTCGCCGGACAAGATGCTCCAGGGCCGCCTCTTCGCGTACGCCGACGCCCAGCGCTACCGCCTCGGTGTGAACCACACCCTGCTGCCGGTCAACGCCCCGAAGGCGACGAAGGCCGACAACTACGGCCGCGACGGCGTCATGGCGCTGCGCAACGGCTCGCGCCACGACAAGAACTACGAGCCCAACTCGTACCAGGGTCCGGCCGAAACCGGTCTGGCGCTGGGCGCCCCGAAGGCCGTCTCCGGCTACACGGGCACCCACGAGGCCCCGGCCCACACCAAGGACGACGACTTCTTCCAGGCCGGTGAGCTCTACCGCCTGATGTCGGAGGCCGAGAAGCAGCGTCTGGTGGCGAACATCGCCGGCGGTCTGTCGCAGGTCACCCTGGAAGACGTCATCGAGAAGAACCTGGCTCACTTCCACGCCGCCGACGCCGACTACGGCAAGCGCGTCGAGGAGGCCGTCCGCGCCCTGCGCGACGCCTGA
- a CDS encoding thiamine-binding protein: protein MRLRVEFTTEPFDLEEAPAHAVAAREVIQKAQLDAVDVGPFGNTAEGEADRVLAAVGALLRDSLEAGATRVSLQVNVIGEEMS from the coding sequence GTGCGATTGAGAGTGGAGTTCACGACCGAGCCCTTCGATCTGGAAGAGGCTCCTGCCCATGCCGTGGCGGCCCGCGAGGTCATCCAGAAGGCCCAGCTGGACGCCGTGGATGTCGGCCCGTTCGGCAATACCGCCGAGGGTGAGGCCGACCGGGTGCTGGCCGCGGTGGGGGCGCTGCTGCGCGACTCCCTGGAGGCCGGCGCCACGCGTGTCTCGCTCCAGGTCAATGTGATCGGGGAGGAGATGTCATGA
- a CDS encoding 8-oxoguanine deaminase yields the protein MAASAAHDSAVERIVIENCAIATVDANDTEYASGHIVIAGNRIESIGAGKAPDNLDNVVRRIDGTGHLVTPGLVNTHHHFYQWITRGLATDHNLFNWLVALYPTWARIDEQMTYTAAQGSLAAMAKGGVTTAMDHHYVFPKGSGDLSGSIIRAASEMGVRFTLARGSMDRSEKDGGLPPDHAVETLEGALADTEATVKKFHDASFDSMTQVAVAPCSPFSVSTELLKQGAELARRLGVRMHTHGSETVEEEKFCHELFGMGPTDYFESTGWLGEDVWMAHSVHMNDSDIAAFARTKTGVAHCPSSNARLAAGIARVPDMLAAGVPVGLGVDGTASNESGELHTELRNALLINRLNPVHRERALNARQALRLGTYGGAQVLGRADNIGSLEAGKCADLVLWNLSTFLHSSIADPVTALVFGAAAPVTASFVNGKQIVENNRLLFADEDAIAVSTREEAQRLARISAQA from the coding sequence ATGGCAGCATCGGCAGCCCATGACAGCGCCGTCGAGCGCATCGTCATCGAGAACTGTGCGATCGCGACCGTCGACGCGAACGACACCGAGTACGCCTCGGGTCACATCGTCATCGCCGGCAACCGGATCGAGTCCATCGGAGCGGGCAAGGCCCCCGATAACCTCGACAACGTAGTCCGCCGCATCGACGGTACCGGGCACCTCGTGACCCCCGGTCTGGTCAACACCCACCACCACTTCTACCAGTGGATCACGCGTGGTCTGGCCACCGACCACAACCTCTTCAACTGGCTGGTCGCGCTGTACCCGACGTGGGCGCGCATCGACGAGCAGATGACGTACACGGCCGCGCAGGGCTCCCTCGCCGCGATGGCCAAGGGCGGTGTGACCACCGCGATGGACCACCACTACGTCTTCCCCAAGGGCTCCGGCGACCTGTCCGGCTCGATCATCCGTGCCGCGTCCGAGATGGGTGTCCGCTTCACCCTCGCCCGCGGCTCGATGGACCGCAGCGAGAAGGACGGCGGCCTGCCGCCGGACCACGCCGTCGAGACCCTCGAAGGCGCGCTCGCCGACACCGAGGCGACCGTCAAGAAGTTCCACGACGCCTCCTTCGACTCGATGACCCAGGTCGCCGTCGCCCCGTGCTCCCCCTTCTCGGTCTCCACCGAGCTGCTGAAGCAGGGCGCCGAGCTGGCCCGCCGCCTCGGGGTGCGTATGCACACGCACGGCAGCGAGACCGTCGAGGAGGAGAAGTTCTGCCACGAGCTCTTCGGCATGGGCCCGACCGACTACTTCGAGTCGACCGGCTGGCTCGGCGAGGACGTGTGGATGGCGCACAGCGTCCACATGAACGACTCCGACATCGCCGCGTTCGCCCGTACCAAGACCGGTGTCGCGCACTGCCCGTCCTCCAACGCCCGTCTGGCCGCCGGCATCGCCCGCGTCCCGGACATGCTCGCCGCCGGTGTCCCGGTAGGCCTCGGCGTGGACGGCACCGCCTCCAACGAGTCCGGTGAGCTGCACACCGAGCTGCGCAACGCGCTGCTGATCAACCGCCTGAACCCGGTCCACCGCGAGCGCGCCCTGAACGCGCGCCAGGCCCTGCGCCTCGGTACGTACGGCGGCGCCCAGGTCCTCGGCCGTGCCGACAACATCGGTTCGCTGGAGGCCGGCAAGTGCGCCGACCTGGTGCTCTGGAACCTCAGCACCTTCCTGCACTCCTCGATCGCCGACCCGGTCACCGCGCTGGTCTTCGGTGCGGCGGCCCCGGTCACCGCGTCGTTCGTCAACGGCAAGCAGATCGTCGAGAACAACCGCCTCCTCTTCGCCGACGAGGACGCCATCGCCGTGTCCACGCGGGAAGAGGCCCAGCGCCTCGCGCGGATCTCCGCGCAGGCCTGA
- a CDS encoding helix-turn-helix domain-containing protein: MTEPRDHPFVTAVKPLVDAMGGELMDPALAQPDDVVLAWEGQDLLAVRLPQLSDSLDHILAALERRYGVPLAQLDRKSKQDVVRILEARGAFSVRHGVETVAGALGVSRFTVYNYLNRDSNAPKGTGKSSQE, translated from the coding sequence ATGACCGAGCCCCGCGACCATCCCTTCGTCACCGCGGTCAAGCCGCTGGTGGACGCCATGGGCGGCGAGCTGATGGATCCCGCCCTGGCGCAGCCCGACGACGTCGTGCTCGCCTGGGAGGGCCAGGATCTGCTGGCCGTGCGCCTGCCGCAGCTCTCGGACTCGCTGGATCACATCCTGGCGGCCCTGGAGCGCCGGTACGGCGTACCGTTGGCTCAGCTCGACCGGAAGTCCAAGCAGGACGTCGTGCGGATACTGGAGGCGCGGGGCGCCTTCTCCGTGCGGCACGGCGTGGAAACGGTCGCGGGCGCCCTGGGTGTCAGCCGCTTCACCGTCTACAACTACCTGAACCGCGATTCGAACGCCCCGAAGGGGACCGGCAAGAGCAGCCAGGAGTGA
- a CDS encoding TIM barrel protein, with amino-acid sequence MGYTDQRFDVNLSILFTELPLLERPAAAAAAGFTAVELWWPWIETPTPAQEELDALKKALEDAGTQLVGLNFYAGQLPGPDRGAVSVPGEESERFNANINVAADFAASVGCKALNALYGNRVEGVEPAVQDELALKNLVVAAQAADRVGAILLIETLNKPESPLYPLVSAPAGIEVVDKVNEATGLGNAKFLLDLYHLAMNDEDLSEVIEKYAAKTGHVQIADKPGRGAPGTGELPLEELLDQLKKAGYEGYVGLEYKAADAAASFAWLPAEARAAK; translated from the coding sequence ATGGGATACACGGACCAGCGCTTCGATGTGAACCTGTCGATCCTCTTCACGGAACTCCCGCTTCTGGAGCGTCCCGCGGCTGCTGCCGCGGCGGGCTTCACGGCGGTCGAGCTGTGGTGGCCCTGGATCGAGACCCCCACCCCCGCACAGGAGGAGCTCGACGCTCTCAAGAAGGCTCTTGAGGACGCCGGCACCCAGCTGGTGGGACTGAACTTCTACGCCGGCCAGCTGCCGGGCCCGGACCGCGGTGCGGTCTCGGTACCCGGTGAGGAGTCGGAGCGCTTCAACGCCAACATCAACGTGGCCGCGGACTTCGCGGCTTCGGTCGGCTGCAAGGCGCTGAACGCCCTCTACGGCAACCGCGTCGAAGGCGTGGAGCCGGCCGTTCAGGACGAGCTCGCCCTGAAGAACCTGGTCGTGGCGGCCCAGGCCGCGGACCGCGTCGGCGCGATCCTCCTGATCGAGACCCTCAACAAGCCCGAGTCGCCGCTCTACCCCCTGGTGAGCGCACCGGCCGGCATCGAGGTCGTGGACAAGGTGAACGAGGCCACCGGCCTCGGCAACGCCAAGTTCCTGCTCGACCTGTACCACCTGGCGATGAACGATGAGGACCTCTCCGAGGTCATCGAAAAGTACGCCGCCAAGACCGGGCACGTCCAGATCGCGGACAAGCCCGGACGCGGTGCCCCCGGCACCGGCGAGCTGCCCCTGGAGGAGCTGCTCGACCAGCTGAAGAAGGCCGGATACGAGGGCTACGTAGGCCTGGAGTACAAGGCCGCCGACGCTGCCGCTTCCTTCGCATGGCTGCCGGCCGAGGCCCGCGCCGCGAAGTAG